TTCGGCAACATTAAATTACACCGGTTCAGGCGCGGGCACAAATGCACTGGTACGTGGGTTCAATTTGGTTGGTAATCCCTATGCAAGTACTATCGATTGGGAATCGTTCAATACAACCACCACCACAAGTGGCATATACGGCAGCAATGTTGGGACTACAGTATACGAATTAAACCCTTTGACAAGCAATTTTGATACTTATCAGAAAGGCGGCGTCTATACTAATCACGGCCGCCGGTATATCGTAAGCGGTGAAGGCTTTTTTGTAGTTGCCAGCAACAGCAGCGCTCAGCTTATATTCAATGAGACATCTAAGTCTACTGCGCAAAATACCGGGCTTAATCTCTTTATGTCGTCTAAGGATAACCTTGCTGCTTTAAGCAATAATATGATCGATCAGCATCTCCGTTTGCAAATGGCCATGGATACGATAAATACTGATGATATTTATATCGGTTTCAACTCAGCCGCAACCGAGAAGTTCATCAGCAACGAAGATGCGCCGTACAGGCAGGGAAGCGGGAAAGTAAGTTTATCAAGTATTTCGAGCGATGGCGTTAACCTTGCTATCAACAGGCTGCCTCTCCCTGCAGCCGCGAAGCAAACCGAAATCCCGTTGAACGTGACAGCCCGCACGCCCGGAGTTTATTCGCTTAATATGACCGAACTGGAAGCAATACCCCAGGTTTACCAGGTTTGGCTGATGGATAGTTATAAAAAGGATTCATTGGATATGCGTCACAACCAGACCTACGCATTTAATATTACCAGCGATACGACGACATTCGGCAAAAGCCGGTTTAAACTGGTGTTGCGCGAAGATCCTGCTCTAATGGTTCATTTGCTCAACTTCACTGCGGTTAAGGTTACGCAGGGATCGAAGGTGTCATGGACAACCGAAAATGAACAAAACTACACCCGCTTTACCGTTGAAAGAAGCACGGATGGCGGTGCAACGTTCAACGTGCTGGGTGGTACACCTTCTAATGCAACGGGGGTATATAACCTTTGGGATACTTCACCGGCTTCCAAAGACATGTATCGTTTGAAGATTGAAGACCTGAATGGTAATATTACTTATTCAAATGTGGTTACGCTTATGTATACGGAGAATGTGAACGGCATTGCAAAAAGTAATATTTCCCTTTATCCGAATCCTGCCAAAAGCACCATCAACCTGACTATCAATGCTGCCTTCGGCTCAAGCCAGAAGATAAGTCAATCGGGCATCGGAATGACGAATCTTGCAGCCACACCGGTTACATCAGTTTACAATATAAGGATAGTTAGTTCCACCGGCGGCTTGATGAAAACTGCCACAACTACACAAACCAATTGGCAAAACGATGTAAGCAGGTTGTTGCCGGGGACATATATCCTGCAGGTGGTTGATAACAACAACAATCTTGTAGGTGAGACCACTTTTGTGAAATTATAAACCTGAACATTTAACGCGGGATAGGGGCGGGCGTAAGTTTATTCCTTTTTTTGTGTCCCCTCAATTAGATAGCGCTGCTGTGGATGTCGATTCTCTCACATCAAGCTTTGACGGACAGATGATTCTTTCATTTTTGATAAAAGTATCTCTTTCAATCGAATTGCAGATAAGGCTGGCGGCTTGTTGCCCGATTTCAAAGGCGGGCTGAGTAATGGTACTTAAAGATGGGGACAAAAGAGATGCGTACAAAAGATTCGAAAAACAAACGATTTTCAATTGGTCGGGCATCACAATGCCCAATTGCTTGCAGGCATTATACATTGGGATGGTCAGCAATTCAACAGAAGCGACGATACCATCGGGACGATGATGCGGACTTGATAAAAGTATTCTAATTGCTTCCTCACTTTTTGTTTTATCTGTGGGTATCTGGTAAACATTTTTCGAAGGGTCCTCAACGTTGTTTTCGTGAAGTGCCCTGATAAATCCATCCATTCTCTTTCGCAGGATAGACAGCCCTTCCGATATAGAAAGGAAATAAATTTTTTTGCAGCCTTGTTCTACCAGGTGCCGGGCGGCAATATAACCGCCTTCAAAATCATCGGTTACTACTTTACCTGCCTCAATATCATCTGCTACCCTATCAAAAAAAACCAGGGGAATACCGTAATCGACCAGCTTTTTCAGATGACAGTTATCAGTAGTCTCCCTGCACACCGATATCAGGACCCCATCTACCCGTCCATCCGACAGGACTTTAATGATCTCCTCCTCTTTCGACCGGAGGTCGTTCGTTATGTAGACGTTAATATGATAACCTTTTTCCTGGGTTACCGCTTCGATACCCTTTATGGCCAGTGAAAAGAAACTATCTACAATTTCCGGAACAATAACGGCGACGGTCCTGCTTTTCCTGCTCTTGAGCCCGCTCGCAAAATGATTCGGTATATAGTTAAGTTCCTGCGCAGCTGCCAATACTTTCGCCTTGGTTGCAACGCTGATCTCATGGCTATCCTTCAATGCTTTGGAGACAGTACCTTTTGATAAACCAAGCTTTTCAGCAAGGAGTTTGATGGAAGTATTGCTTTGAAAACCACTCATTAGGTCCGGAAGGAGTTATAAAAGTATAACAAGTTATCAAAATAATATTAAAAAACAATAGATCATGATCGAAGCCTTACTTTATTTATCTTTTTAAAAAGATTTTGATCTTTTTAAAAAATTACACACAAACGCAACCGGTT
Above is a window of Mucilaginibacter ginsenosidivorans DNA encoding:
- a CDS encoding LacI family DNA-binding transcriptional regulator — protein: MSGFQSNTSIKLLAEKLGLSKGTVSKALKDSHEISVATKAKVLAAAQELNYIPNHFASGLKSRKSRTVAVIVPEIVDSFFSLAIKGIEAVTQEKGYHINVYITNDLRSKEEEIIKVLSDGRVDGVLISVCRETTDNCHLKKLVDYGIPLVFFDRVADDIEAGKVVTDDFEGGYIAARHLVEQGCKKIYFLSISEGLSILRKRMDGFIRALHENNVEDPSKNVYQIPTDKTKSEEAIRILLSSPHHRPDGIVASVELLTIPMYNACKQLGIVMPDQLKIVCFSNLLYASLLSPSLSTITQPAFEIGQQAASLICNSIERDTFIKNERIICPSKLDVRESTSTAALSN